A genomic region of Microlunatus sagamiharensis contains the following coding sequences:
- a CDS encoding YajQ family cyclic di-GMP-binding protein: protein MAESSMDIVSKVDRQEVDNALNQAAKEVRQRFDFKTADASIAWSGDAIEIEANSEERAKAVLDVFQSKLVRRGVSLKSLDAGEPRSSGKLYKITATTTEGISTENAKKVAKLIRDEGPKNVKTQVQGDELRVSSKSRDDLQAVQALVKGADYDFAVQFTNYR from the coding sequence GTGGCTGAGAGCTCGATGGACATCGTCAGCAAGGTCGACCGCCAGGAGGTCGACAACGCGCTCAACCAGGCGGCCAAGGAGGTGCGGCAGCGCTTCGACTTCAAGACCGCCGACGCCTCGATCGCCTGGTCCGGCGACGCGATCGAGATCGAGGCCAACTCCGAGGAGCGGGCCAAGGCCGTCCTCGACGTCTTCCAGTCCAAGCTCGTGCGCCGCGGCGTCAGCCTCAAGTCCCTGGACGCCGGCGAGCCGCGCTCCTCGGGCAAGCTCTACAAGATCACCGCGACCACGACCGAGGGCATCAGCACCGAGAACGCCAAGAAGGTCGCCAAGCTGATCCGCGACGAGGGCCCCAAGAACGTCAAGACACAGGTCCAGGGCGACGAGCTGCGCGTGAGCAGCAAGAGCCGCGACGACCTCCAGGCCGTCCAGGCGCTCGTCAAGGGCGCCGACTACGACTTCGCCGTGCAGTTCACGAACTACCGCTGA
- a CDS encoding methylenetetrahydrofolate reductase C-terminal domain-containing protein translates to MHVITEPPRAGCPKRMHHGPCGGVRVDGLCEMAPAPCVFLEPSAWPAAPEPVRTGARVRAPLVLTDLSTPPADAATLRRVVELLAPTCDAVLAGDHQDRPDFPPSTIARLVDAAGGVPWVTIACRDRNRITLEAELQALALDGLATVLCVTGDGRAYDVRPDVTQVFDLDGTRLASLAAGLGLPVAVPETPSAPPRAFRPERLVHKQRAGAGVAVLNHVPLTADVAAFVGPARALGLTVPVVASVPLFTDARSAAVLDALPGLEIDPVRVEEVLGADDPVEAGVASALDAALALLEVEGVAGVNLSGMASARGVLPAAEIQAETGRRVRARVTASRGRSAPPGP, encoded by the coding sequence GTGCACGTGATCACCGAACCGCCCCGGGCCGGCTGCCCGAAGCGCATGCACCACGGCCCCTGCGGCGGCGTACGGGTGGACGGGCTGTGCGAGATGGCTCCGGCGCCGTGCGTGTTCCTCGAGCCGTCGGCCTGGCCGGCGGCGCCCGAGCCGGTCCGCACCGGTGCCCGCGTCCGCGCCCCGCTCGTGCTCACCGACCTCAGCACCCCGCCGGCCGACGCCGCCACGCTGCGGCGGGTGGTCGAGCTGCTGGCCCCGACCTGCGACGCCGTCCTCGCCGGCGACCACCAGGACCGGCCGGACTTCCCGCCCAGCACGATCGCGCGCCTCGTCGACGCGGCCGGCGGCGTGCCCTGGGTGACCATCGCCTGCCGCGACCGCAACCGCATCACCCTCGAGGCCGAGCTGCAGGCGCTCGCGCTCGACGGCCTCGCCACCGTCCTCTGCGTGACCGGCGACGGGCGCGCGTACGACGTCCGTCCCGACGTCACGCAGGTCTTCGACCTCGACGGGACCCGGCTCGCCTCCCTGGCGGCCGGGCTCGGGCTGCCGGTCGCGGTCCCGGAGACGCCGAGCGCCCCGCCGCGCGCCTTCCGGCCGGAGCGGCTCGTGCACAAGCAGCGGGCCGGCGCGGGCGTCGCCGTGCTCAACCACGTGCCCCTTACGGCCGACGTGGCGGCCTTCGTCGGACCCGCCCGCGCCCTCGGGCTGACCGTGCCCGTCGTCGCGTCGGTCCCCCTGTTCACCGACGCGCGCTCCGCGGCCGTCCTCGACGCGCTGCCGGGCCTCGAGATCGACCCGGTCCGCGTCGAGGAGGTGCTCGGCGCGGACGACCCCGTCGAGGCCGGCGTCGCGTCGGCCCTGGACGCCGCCCTCGCGCTGCTCGAGGTCGAGGGGGTCGCGGGGGTGAACCTGTCGGGCATGGCGTCGGCGCGCGGGGTGCTCCCCGCGGCGGAGATCCAGGCCGAGACGGGTCGGCGGGTGCGTGCGCGGGTAACGGCGAGCCGTGGACGAAGCGCACCGCCAGGACCCTGA
- a CDS encoding VOC family protein produces the protein MALRISHLSVDSRDAYAQSRWWAEVLGWSEDPGDPNLPGHEECMILAPDGRSLMLFIEVPEAKSVKNRLHLDLVPTDGHTREEEVERLLDLGATRVADLRTPDGRGWVTLADPEGNELCVLRTGFDWPVPDRQQLDPTPATDG, from the coding sequence GTGGCCCTGCGGATCAGCCACCTCAGCGTCGACTCCCGCGACGCGTACGCGCAGTCGCGCTGGTGGGCCGAGGTCCTCGGCTGGTCGGAGGACCCCGGGGACCCGAACCTGCCCGGCCACGAGGAGTGCATGATCCTCGCGCCGGACGGACGCTCGCTGATGCTGTTCATCGAGGTCCCCGAGGCGAAGTCCGTCAAGAACCGCCTGCACCTGGACCTCGTCCCCACGGACGGCCATACGCGCGAGGAGGAGGTCGAGCGCCTGCTCGACCTCGGCGCCACCCGGGTCGCCGACCTCCGCACGCCCGACGGACGCGGCTGGGTCACGCTGGCCGATCCCGAGGGCAACGAGCTGTGCGTCCTGCGGACGGGTTTCGACTGGCCGGTGCCCGACCGGCAGCAGCTCGACCCGACGCCGGCCACCGACGGATGA
- a CDS encoding alpha-hydroxy acid oxidase, with the protein MLPEHVLGYFRGPTGAYGVPTDAERWSQVRFRPHVLRPTGGLSLATTVLGTPVASPVLVAPMAQQRAAHPDGEVATARAVARRGTLLGVSTNTGVRFSDIDAVGAPWWFQVYVMDDRAVTGELVTRAADAGAKALVLTVDAPAVDPRRPELEPRTWPERYGMQVNIPGGEDGGIVFRGSGDLSVADIGWLHELTGLPVVVKGVLRGDDAAACVEAGAAAVVVSTHGGRCLNQTVRPADALPEVVAAVGDRAEVYVDSGVRTPEHVAAALCLGARAVFLGRPVLWSLATGGDRRVEQLLEGFDTQLLRVLRSLGVGSLDELGPDLVV; encoded by the coding sequence GTGCTGCCCGAGCACGTCCTCGGCTACTTCCGCGGGCCGACGGGCGCGTACGGGGTGCCGACCGACGCCGAGCGCTGGTCGCAGGTGCGGTTCCGCCCGCACGTGCTGCGGCCGACGGGCGGGCTGAGCCTGGCCACCACGGTCCTCGGCACGCCCGTCGCCAGCCCGGTGCTGGTGGCGCCGATGGCGCAGCAGCGGGCCGCGCACCCCGACGGCGAGGTCGCGACGGCCCGCGCCGTCGCACGGCGCGGGACCCTGCTGGGCGTCTCCACCAACACCGGCGTGCGCTTCTCCGACATCGACGCGGTCGGGGCGCCGTGGTGGTTCCAGGTCTACGTGATGGACGACCGCGCGGTCACCGGCGAGCTCGTGACCCGCGCGGCCGACGCCGGGGCGAAGGCGTTGGTGCTCACCGTCGACGCGCCCGCCGTGGACCCGCGGCGTCCGGAGCTCGAGCCGCGGACGTGGCCGGAGCGCTACGGCATGCAGGTCAACATCCCGGGCGGTGAGGACGGCGGCATCGTCTTCCGCGGCAGCGGGGACCTGTCGGTCGCCGACATCGGCTGGCTCCACGAGCTCACCGGGCTGCCGGTCGTGGTCAAGGGCGTGCTGCGCGGCGACGACGCCGCCGCCTGCGTCGAGGCAGGGGCCGCTGCGGTGGTCGTCTCCACGCACGGCGGCCGCTGCCTCAACCAGACGGTGCGGCCCGCCGACGCGCTGCCCGAGGTCGTCGCCGCCGTCGGCGACCGGGCTGAGGTCTACGTCGACAGCGGCGTGCGTACGCCCGAGCACGTCGCGGCCGCGCTCTGCCTCGGCGCGCGGGCCGTGTTCCTGGGACGACCGGTGCTCTGGTCGCTGGCCACCGGCGGCGACCGGCGCGTCGAGCAGCTGCTCGAGGGCTTCGACACCCAGCTGCTCCGGGTGCTCCGCTCGCTGGGTGTCGGTTCGCTGGACGAGCTCGGGCCCGACCTGGTGGTCTGA
- a CDS encoding methyltransferase domain-containing protein, translated as MDEAHRQDPDAEVADEQDPMAAEFDTVAAWTADVALDLGPDHHVPAGCRGSGGPAALHWFLDHLAPAPGSTFLDVGAGVGGPAGFAAQEAGVRPVLTEPQAGACRAARRLFGVPVVRTGSALPVAGASVGAGWCLGVLCTVADQPFFVSELRRVLADDGRLGLLVYVARQEHVEDAPEGNQFPTADGLARLLDDAGLVVQDSAHLADFAGTPGLWQERADAVDAELERRHGDDARWRTAEDQSGRIGRLIARGDVEGSMLVVRPRP; from the coding sequence GTGGACGAAGCGCACCGCCAGGACCCTGACGCCGAGGTCGCGGACGAGCAGGACCCGATGGCCGCCGAGTTCGACACGGTCGCGGCCTGGACCGCCGACGTCGCGCTCGACCTCGGCCCCGACCACCACGTGCCGGCGGGGTGCCGGGGCAGCGGCGGGCCGGCGGCCCTGCACTGGTTCCTCGACCACCTGGCCCCCGCGCCGGGCTCGACCTTCCTCGACGTCGGCGCGGGCGTGGGCGGCCCCGCGGGCTTCGCCGCGCAGGAGGCGGGCGTGCGGCCCGTCCTCACCGAGCCCCAGGCGGGCGCGTGCCGGGCGGCGCGACGCCTCTTCGGCGTCCCGGTGGTCCGGACCGGAAGCGCGCTGCCGGTGGCCGGCGCCTCGGTCGGCGCCGGGTGGTGCCTCGGCGTGCTCTGCACCGTGGCGGACCAGCCGTTCTTCGTCTCGGAGCTGCGGCGCGTGCTCGCCGACGACGGCCGCCTCGGGCTGCTCGTCTACGTGGCCCGCCAGGAGCACGTCGAGGACGCTCCCGAGGGCAACCAGTTCCCCACCGCCGACGGGCTCGCGCGGCTGCTGGACGACGCCGGGCTGGTCGTGCAGGACAGCGCGCACCTCGCCGACTTCGCCGGCACGCCCGGCCTGTGGCAGGAGCGGGCCGACGCCGTCGACGCCGAGCTCGAGCGCCGGCATGGCGACGACGCGCGCTGGCGCACCGCGGAGGACCAGTCGGGCCGGATCGGCCGGCTGATCGCCCGCGGGGACGTCGAGGGCTCGATGCTCGTGGTCCGTCCGCGCCCGTGA